In a single window of the Campylobacter hyointestinalis subsp. lawsonii genome:
- the hemJ gene encoding protoporphyrinogen oxidase HemJ, translated as MSYEAYLWIKWLHYVAFISWMAMLFYQPRLYVYHAEHIQNHGFVDVVKIQESKLYNGIGWIAMGVTLLSGLAILVFAKPELMKAGYFHIKLLCVVILIAYHFSLGYYLKQFKENRCKKSGKFFRMYNEVPTIIMFIIIYAMIVKANLI; from the coding sequence ATGAGCTATGAAGCTTATTTATGGATTAAATGGTTGCATTACGTAGCTTTTATATCGTGGATGGCTATGCTTTTTTATCAGCCAAGACTTTATGTTTATCACGCAGAACACATACAAAATCATGGATTTGTCGATGTGGTAAAAATCCAAGAAAGCAAACTTTATAATGGTATAGGCTGGATAGCTATGGGAGTTACGCTTCTTAGCGGACTTGCTATACTTGTGTTTGCTAAGCCTGAGCTTATGAAAGCTGGATATTTTCATATCAAACTACTTTGCGTTGTTATTTTGATAGCTTATCATTTTAGTTTAGGATATTATCTAAAACAATTTAAAGAAAATCGCTGTAAAAAAAGTGGCAAATTCTTTAGAATGTATAATGAAGTGCCTACTATAATTATGTTTATAATCATATATGCTATGATAGTAAAGGCGAATTTGATTTAA
- the glmM gene encoding phosphoglucosamine mutase, with protein sequence MKLFGTDGVRGRAGEKLNAMTAMRLAMAAGIYFRKNSITNKILVGKDTRKSGYMIETSIVAGLTAVGYNVIQIGPMPTPAIAFLTEDMRCDAGIMISASHNPFDDNGIKFFDSFGNKLNVEAEKAIEDIFYNDEMINANQKTGLEIGQSKRIDDVIGRYIVHIKNSFPAKLTLKGLRVVLDVANGAVYKVAPTVFSELGAEIIVLNDEPNGGNINLNCGALHPENLAKEVKHLRADIGFAFDGDADRLVVVDENGRVVDGDALLGILATYLDENKMLDKKEIVTTVMSNAALDDYLVKHKIKLLRSNVGDKFVLEMMKENGINFGGEQSGHIIFSDFSKTGDGLVSALQVSACLLAKSKKASEIFDVIKPYPQKLLNLKVADKKPLDSIKGLKELEDELKKIGIRTLFRYSGTENVIRLLLEGRDEALVAKKMSEVEKFFTKALNE encoded by the coding sequence ATGAAGCTTTTTGGAACTGATGGAGTTAGAGGCAGAGCCGGAGAAAAGCTAAATGCGATGACTGCGATGCGTCTAGCTATGGCTGCTGGAATTTATTTTCGTAAAAACTCAATTACAAATAAGATATTAGTCGGAAAAGATACTAGAAAAAGTGGCTATATGATAGAAACTTCTATCGTCGCTGGACTAACTGCTGTAGGATATAATGTGATACAAATAGGACCTATGCCAACTCCTGCAATAGCGTTTTTAACCGAAGATATGAGATGCGATGCTGGCATAATGATAAGTGCGAGTCACAATCCGTTTGATGATAATGGCATCAAATTTTTTGATAGTTTTGGAAACAAACTAAATGTTGAGGCTGAAAAAGCGATAGAAGATATATTTTATAATGATGAAATGATAAATGCAAACCAAAAAACAGGACTTGAGATCGGTCAGTCAAAAAGGATCGATGATGTGATCGGCAGATACATAGTTCATATCAAAAACTCATTTCCAGCTAAGCTTACCTTAAAAGGTTTGCGAGTTGTTTTGGACGTGGCAAACGGCGCTGTTTATAAAGTCGCTCCTACGGTATTTAGCGAGCTAGGTGCTGAGATAATCGTGCTAAATGATGAGCCAAACGGCGGAAATATAAATTTAAATTGCGGTGCTTTACATCCTGAGAATTTGGCTAAAGAGGTTAAACATTTAAGAGCAGATATCGGTTTTGCTTTTGATGGCGATGCTGATAGACTAGTAGTCGTAGATGAAAATGGCAGGGTCGTTGATGGCGACGCTCTACTTGGTATTTTAGCAACTTATCTTGATGAAAATAAGATGCTTGATAAAAAAGAGATAGTAACTACTGTGATGAGTAATGCTGCGCTTGATGACTATCTAGTAAAACATAAAATCAAACTACTTCGCTCAAACGTGGGCGATAAATTTGTTCTTGAGATGATGAAAGAAAATGGTATAAATTTTGGCGGCGAACAGAGCGGTCATATTATATTTAGTGATTTTTCAAAGACTGGCGACGGGCTTGTTTCAGCGCTTCAAGTTAGTGCTTGTTTGCTTGCAAAAAGCAAAAAAGCAAGTGAGATATTTGATGTTATAAAACCATATCCACAAAAGCTTTTAAATTTAAAAGTAGCAGATAAAAAACCTCTTGATAGCATCAAAGGTCTTAAAGAACTCGAAGATGAACTCAAAAAAATAGGAATAAGAACACTATTTAGATATTCTGGTACAGAAAACGTTATAAGGCTTTTGCTTGAAGGACGTGATGAGGCGTTGGTAGCTAAAAAAATGTCCGAAGTTGAAAAATTCTTTACAAAAGCATTAAATGAGTAG
- the rpsT gene encoding 30S ribosomal protein S20, whose amino-acid sequence MANHKSAEKRARQTIKRTERNRFYRTRLKNLTKAVRVAVAKGDKDAALLLLKDVNKNFHSFVSKGFLKKETASRKVSRLAKLVNTLAA is encoded by the coding sequence ATGGCAAACCACAAATCTGCTGAAAAAAGAGCAAGACAAACTATAAAAAGAACTGAGAGAAATAGATTTTACCGCACAAGACTTAAAAATTTAACCAAAGCGGTAAGAGTTGCAGTAGCAAAGGGCGACAAAGACGCTGCTCTACTTCTTTTAAAAGATGTAAATAAAAACTTCCACAGCTTTGTAAGCAAAGGATTTCTTAAAAAAGAAACCGCTTCTAGAAAAGTTAGTCGCTTAGCAAAGTTAGTAAATACATTAGCTGCATAA
- a CDS encoding flagellar hook-length control protein FliK, with translation MESLNSLLNNVSQPTAQVKKTDTLSGGSDEGGDFLSFVLDSVNKNISEKDTKKIISSQKTSNTNSTKLDVSDTKTLLENADFIQLLGLLESLNGGEKLSSFPTLSNNLAKLLSTEKNVNEIKGAKNLQDLINLSKKFDLNLSNIKITKEDVATLKEQFKGLAQSGFFDFQEVILDQVTKKKVQNVLEQTTKKDETINLNKLLQSVTPKETILKDEKSLNLKQTNKQSDVSLAKIDGDKTLSKAVSTTIDKDNKLTNKMAESNNDIKNEIKTQTTNTTNIKEPTTKHKTDPSIDEYLANLTKKAIKEQVNETQNSKFDNKNSISLQDLLKDTSLETSANESNSGESNTNSNQNSLVKDIIANAKMQAKNIQIKQTFETFASDLQEKINEYKPPVTRFHMTLNPGNLGEVEVTMINRGNNLHINFNSNNQTMQLFIQNQAEFKNSLVNMGFTELSMNFSDQRQSGNQNDRGKFKNYDQNFDEQNSDEEKVVLELVLPRYI, from the coding sequence ATGGAAAGTCTAAATTCATTATTAAATAACGTATCTCAGCCTACAGCGCAAGTTAAAAAAACAGATACTCTAAGTGGAGGAAGCGACGAAGGTGGAGATTTTCTATCATTTGTTTTAGATAGCGTAAATAAAAATATCAGCGAAAAAGATACAAAAAAGATAATCTCAAGTCAAAAAACATCTAATACAAATAGCACAAAGCTAGATGTAAGCGACACCAAAACTCTTTTAGAAAATGCCGATTTTATCCAGCTTTTAGGGCTTTTAGAGTCTTTGAATGGTGGCGAAAAGTTGAGTAGTTTTCCAACACTTTCAAATAACCTAGCCAAACTTTTATCAACAGAAAAAAACGTAAATGAGATAAAAGGTGCAAAAAATTTACAAGACCTTATAAATTTAAGTAAAAAATTTGATCTTAATCTTAGCAATATAAAAATCACAAAAGAAGACGTAGCAACACTAAAAGAGCAGTTTAAAGGACTTGCACAAAGCGGTTTTTTTGACTTTCAAGAAGTTATTTTAGACCAGGTAACAAAGAAAAAAGTACAAAACGTTTTAGAACAAACTACAAAAAAAGATGAAACTATAAATTTAAATAAACTGCTTCAAAGCGTTACCCCTAAAGAAACTATTTTAAAAGATGAAAAATCTTTAAATTTAAAACAAACAAACAAACAAAGCGATGTATCCTTAGCAAAAATAGATGGCGATAAAACACTTTCAAAAGCTGTATCTACCACTATAGATAAAGATAACAAGCTAACTAATAAAATGGCTGAATCTAATAACGATATAAAAAATGAGATAAAAACACAAACTACAAATACAACAAATATAAAAGAGCCTACTACAAAACATAAAACTGATCCTAGCATAGATGAATACCTTGCAAATTTAACAAAAAAAGCTATAAAAGAGCAAGTAAATGAGACGCAAAATAGTAAATTTGATAATAAAAACAGCATCTCTTTGCAAGACTTACTAAAAGACACGAGCTTAGAAACTAGCGCAAATGAGAGCAATTCAGGCGAGTCAAATACGAATTCCAACCAAAATAGCCTTGTTAAAGATATCATCGCAAATGCAAAAATGCAGGCCAAAAATATTCAGATAAAACAGACTTTTGAGACATTTGCAAGTGATTTACAAGAAAAGATAAATGAATACAAGCCACCAGTTACAAGATTTCATATGACTTTAAATCCAGGAAATCTCGGCGAAGTCGAAGTAACTATGATAAATCGTGGAAATAATCTTCATATAAATTTCAACTCAAACAACCAAACTATGCAGCTTTTTATACAAAATCAAGCTGAATTTAAAAATAGCCTTGTAAATATGGGTTTTACCGAACTTTCTATGAATTTTAGCGACCAAAGACAGAGCGGAAATCAAAACGATCGTGGCAAATTTAAAAATTATGACCAAAACTTTGATGAGCAAAATAGCGATGAAGAAAAAGTCGTTCTAGAGCTTGTCTTGCCACGCTATATTTAA
- a CDS encoding NINE protein yields the protein MTRNIYIAYALWFFLGGFGAHRIYCGKFLSGILQLLLFWVGSFTAIFLVGYLFLAIWGIWWLVDIFLTSKMVYEVNDINNLEKSLSQTQNLKNIEKLYDLYQSGAISKDEFERRKASILG from the coding sequence GTGACTAGAAATATCTATATAGCGTATGCGCTTTGGTTTTTCTTAGGCGGTTTTGGTGCTCATAGAATTTATTGTGGTAAATTTTTGAGCGGAATTTTACAGCTTTTACTTTTTTGGGTCGGAAGTTTCACAGCTATATTTTTAGTAGGTTATCTTTTTCTTGCTATTTGGGGAATTTGGTGGCTAGTAGATATATTTTTAACTTCTAAAATGGTTTATGAAGTAAATGATATAAACAATCTTGAAAAATCCCTTAGCCAGACTCAAAATCTTAAAAATATAGAGAAATTATATGATTTATACCAAAGTGGCGCGATAAGCAAAGATGAGTTTGAAAGGCGAAAAGCGTCTATTTTAGGCTAG
- the lspA gene encoding signal peptidase II yields MSRVVFKFLSYFAAVFAVDQIIKWIFLNGFRYKSEFIDLILVYNKGVAFSMFSFLGENLKYIQLALIAVLLGYLFGQKELLRSHSAAFGLLLGGGCSNILDRFVHGGVVDYIFWHKWFNFAVFNFADMMIDLAIVIILIQSFLYRKK; encoded by the coding sequence ATGAGTAGAGTGGTTTTTAAATTTCTATCGTATTTTGCTGCTGTTTTTGCTGTTGATCAGATCATAAAATGGATATTTTTAAACGGGTTTAGATATAAAAGCGAATTTATAGATCTGATTTTGGTCTATAATAAAGGCGTTGCTTTTTCTATGTTTTCGTTTTTGGGTGAAAATTTAAAATATATCCAACTAGCTCTTATCGCCGTTCTTTTAGGCTATCTTTTTGGTCAAAAAGAGCTTTTGAGATCTCATAGTGCCGCGTTTGGGCTTTTGCTTGGCGGTGGCTGCTCAAATATACTTGATCGTTTCGTTCATGGCGGAGTTGTGGATTATATATTTTGGCATAAATGGTTTAATTTTGCCGTATTTAACTTCGCAGATATGATGATCGATCTAGCTATAGTTATCATTTTGATACAAAGTTTTTTATATAGGAAAAAATAG
- a CDS encoding alpha/beta hydrolase translates to MKTFILLLGAFLCINLLAKPSNEIPKISSKAYEIFEIHSPFYFENNSTRYKVFTAKTKRQTSELTVIYTLDGNAFFPTLLNLYADSFIDKASNLLIVAIGYDSDLAFDTLKRTKDYTPKVTKEEFSKGGNADIFLEFVKTSIIPSIEKSYNVSSPKRAIFGHSFGALFALNALLKSSDTFHYYFIASPSLWWGDGSFLPQNITLKSCPEIYITIGSLERQRGKIHTINAKNLADRIGLQSGCWVKFKMFENETHGSVIPKAMSLMIDEILDQDAKKHLE, encoded by the coding sequence ATGAAAACTTTTATATTGTTGCTTGGCGCTTTTTTGTGTATAAATTTACTTGCAAAACCATCAAATGAAATACCAAAGATCAGCAGTAAAGCGTATGAGATTTTTGAAATACATAGTCCGTTTTATTTTGAAAATAACAGTACAAGATATAAGGTTTTTACCGCAAAAACTAAGCGCCAAACAAGCGAATTAACAGTCATATATACTCTTGATGGCAATGCGTTTTTTCCTACTCTTTTAAATTTATATGCAGATAGTTTTATAGATAAAGCTTCAAATTTATTGATCGTTGCTATAGGATATGATAGCGATTTGGCTTTTGATACTTTAAAAAGGACTAAGGACTACACGCCAAAAGTAACCAAAGAAGAGTTTAGTAAAGGCGGAAATGCAGACATATTTTTGGAATTTGTAAAAACTAGCATCATACCTTCTATAGAAAAAAGCTATAACGTAAGTTCTCCAAAACGCGCTATTTTTGGCCATTCTTTTGGAGCGTTATTTGCATTAAATGCTTTGCTTAAGTCAAGCGATACGTTTCATTATTATTTCATTGCTTCGCCGTCTTTATGGTGGGGCGATGGTTCTTTTTTACCGCAAAATATCACTTTAAAAAGTTGCCCTGAAATTTACATCACAATTGGCAGTTTAGAAAGACAAAGAGGCAAAATTCATACTATAAATGCAAAGAATTTAGCCGATCGGATAGGCTTACAAAGTGGTTGCTGGGTCAAATTTAAAATGTTTGAAAATGAAACTCACGGTAGCGTGATACCAAAAGCGATGTCTTTAATGATAGATGAGATTTTAGATCAAGATGCAAAAAAGCATCTTGAATAA
- the prfA gene encoding peptide chain release factor 1: MLADKLRPFLDRYDELDTLLSDPSVINDISRMTKLSKEQRNLEPIKDATDRYLNILNSIEENKTLLEDLELGELAKDELKALETELPKLEEEIKLLLLPKDPNDEKNIFLELRAGTGGDEAALFVGDLATAYMRYTEERGYKYEIVSSSEGSAGGYKELILLIKGEGAYSRLKYEGGTHRVQRVPETESQGRVHTSAITVAIMPEIEDSEIDINPNDLKIDVMRSSGHGGQSVNTTDSAVRVTHIPTGLVVVNQDGKSQHKNKDAAIKVLKARLYDMQENERREKESKERKDQVGTGDRSGRIRTYNYPQNRISDHRINLTLYRLDAIMAAGLFDEIIDPLIAHYQAEAIANAGL, encoded by the coding sequence ATGTTAGCTGACAAACTACGTCCCTTTTTAGATCGCTACGATGAGCTAGATACTCTGCTTAGCGATCCATCAGTCATAAATGATATATCTCGTATGACTAAACTCTCAAAAGAGCAAAGAAACTTAGAACCTATAAAAGACGCCACCGATAGATACTTAAATATCTTAAACTCTATAGAAGAAAATAAAACTCTACTTGAAGATCTAGAACTAGGCGAACTTGCTAAAGATGAATTAAAAGCGCTAGAAACAGAGCTTCCAAAGCTAGAAGAAGAGATAAAGCTTTTGCTTCTTCCAAAAGATCCAAATGATGAGAAAAATATCTTTTTAGAACTACGCGCTGGTACCGGCGGCGATGAGGCGGCTTTGTTTGTAGGAGACTTAGCTACTGCTTATATGAGATATACTGAGGAGCGTGGCTACAAATACGAAATAGTAAGTTCAAGCGAGGGAAGTGCGGGTGGATATAAGGAGCTTATCTTACTTATAAAAGGTGAAGGTGCTTATTCAAGACTTAAGTATGAAGGCGGAACACACAGAGTTCAAAGAGTGCCTGAAACTGAAAGTCAAGGTAGAGTGCATACTTCAGCTATCACAGTGGCGATTATGCCTGAAATTGAAGATAGCGAGATAGATATAAACCCAAACGATCTTAAAATAGACGTTATGAGAAGCTCAGGTCATGGCGGACAGTCAGTAAATACCACAGATAGCGCAGTGCGTGTAACTCACATACCAACAGGCTTAGTCGTCGTAAATCAAGATGGTAAAAGCCAACACAAAAACAAAGACGCTGCTATAAAAGTCCTAAAAGCTAGGCTTTATGATATGCAAGAAAATGAACGTAGAGAAAAAGAGAGCAAAGAGCGAAAAGATCAAGTAGGAACAGGCGATAGAAGTGGTCGTATCCGCACATACAACTACCCGCAAAACCGCATCAGTGATCACCGCATCAATCTCACTCTTTATAGGCTAGATGCTATAATGGCAGCAGGACTTTTTGATGAGATCATAGATCCACTCATCGCCCACTACCAAGCAGAAGCCATAGCAAACGCCGGACTATAG